The Takifugu rubripes chromosome 3, fTakRub1.2, whole genome shotgun sequence genome contains a region encoding:
- the ebp gene encoding 3-beta-hydroxysteroid-Delta(8),Delta(7)-isomerase, whose protein sequence is MDTTSGAKIHHPYWPRDLLIPNYVANDRSMSEILVFLFSICGLFLLVTWLITGSSNRFGIWRRLALCWFAICGFIHCVIEGWFSLYYDVIPGDQSFLSQLWKEYSKGDSRYVISDNFTVCMETVTAWTWGPFSLWILFAFLTNKPYRFVLQLIVSLGQLYGAVLYFYTEHRDGYVHSEYGHPVYFWFYYIFLNFLWIIIPLVLIVDSWRQLSAAQTKTDNSKKSKKN, encoded by the exons ATGGATACCACTTCAGGAGCTAAAATCCATCATCCCTACTGGCCCAGAGACCTTTTGATCCCCAACTATGTAGCCAATGACCGATCCATGTCAGAAATTCTGGTGTTCCTGTTTTCTATATGTGGACTGTTTCTGCTGGTGACCTGGCTCATTACAGGGTCCAGCAACAGGTTTGGGATCTGGAGGCGCCTGGCTTTGTGCTGGTTTGCCATCTGTGGCTTCATCCACTGTGTCATTGAGGGCTGGTTCTCATTGTATTATGATGTTATTCCTGGAGACCAGAGTTTCCTATCGCAGCTCT GGAAGGAGTACTCTAAAGGAGACAGTAGATATGTCAT ATCAGATAACTTTACTGTCTGTATGGAGACTGTGACTGCCTGGACATGGGGACCCTTCAGCCTTTGGATATTGTTTGCCTTCTTAACAAACAAGCCTTACAGATTTGTTCTTCAGCTCATTGTTTCATTGG GTCAGCTGTATGGAGCAGTGCTTTACTTTTATACAGAACACAGAGATGGTTATGTTCACAGTGAATATGGCCATCCAGTGTACTTCTGGTTCTACTACATCTTCTTGAACTTTCTGTGGATCATTATACCACTGGTGCTTATTGTCGATTCATGGAGGCAGCTGTCAGCAGCACAGACGAAGACTGATAACTCAAAGAAGTCTAAGAAGAACTGA
- the fkbpl gene encoding FK506-binding protein-like gives MDGNTEMLRGNVTNDDDGHDEGSSWVSVCPNGLWKVQQKRSRGIQSISSDCPRLGSLCQVRVRLKAEDDADNLVSEQRNEGISAQRAQPFPEMTEATAFSRRQDCVIQVPVGDWTTIRFGEGQCDITEACVERMRPGETSEILISTVPNGSGVSITKAAKENLPLRATVELRAFTPGKESWEMTLCEKWGWVKSHKEKGGVRFRSGDVWGAADSYSRALKLVITIHGHVGMVNAQGQNPDTVSLDSGDQTHLPSADEVRTTKAELHSNMSLCQLKLNQPERARTSASKATQLEPGGAKGWYRLGQACQMINELEEARQAFKKLLELQPESPAALKALKNIASKEKETNALMGLRLSKMFS, from the exons ATGGATGGAAACACAGAAATGCTGCGTGGCAACGTtactaatgatgatgatggtcatgatGAGGGCAGTTCCTGGGTGTCAGTGTGTCCCAATGGTCTCTGGAAAGTCCAGCAAAAGCGATCCAGAGGCATTCAAA GTATTTCCAGTGATTGTCCAAGATTGGGTTCTCTTTGCCAAGTCCGAGTGAGGCTGAAAGCTGAAGATGACGCTGATAATTTGGTTTCTGAACAGAGAAATGAGGGGATTTCAGCCCAGCGTGCACAACCATTCCCTGAGATGACAGAGGCCACAGCATTCTCTAGGCGTCAGGACTGTGTCATTCAAGTCCCAGTCGGTGACTGGACCACAATTCGGTTTGGAGAGGGTCAGTGTGATATCACAGAAGCATGTGTGGAGAGGATGAGACCCGGAGAAACATCTGAG ATTCTGATTTCCACAGTGCCAAATGGATCAGGTGTGTCTATTACCAAAGCAGCTAAGGAAAACCTGCCATTGCGTGCCACAGTTGAGCTCAGAGCCTTCACACCAGGCAAGGAATCGTGGGAGATGACTCTGTGTGAAAAGTGGGGGTGGGTGAAATCTCACAAAGAGAAAGGTGGTGTGAGATTTAGGAGTGGGGATGTGTGGGGTGCAGCTGACAGTTACAGTCGAGCCCTCAAACTCGTCATCACCATCCACGGCCATGTTGGAATGGTGAATGCACAAGGACAAAATCCTGACACAGTCTCACTGGACAGTGGAGACCAAACACACCTTCCCTCTGCAGATGAAGTCAGAACAACCAAAGCCGAGCTCCACTCCAACATGTCCTTATGCCAACTTAAATTGAATCAGCCAGAACGGGCAAGAACCAGTGCATCTAAAGCCACTCAGCTGGAGCCTGGGGGTGCAAAGGGCTGGTACCGACTTGGACAGGCCTGTCAGATGATAAATGAACTAGAAGAGGCCAGGCAGGCATTCAAGAAACTGCTGGAATTACAACCAGAATCACCTGCCGCTTTGAAGGCACTTAAAAACATTGcaagcaaagaaaaagaaacaaatgcgCTGATGGGTCTTAGGCTCAGTAAAATGTTTAGCTGA
- the LOC115249197 gene encoding zinc finger BED domain-containing protein 4 isoform X1, whose protein sequence is MASVSKVSILDYFNIVFEGENGKIESNCKACGTRIQAKRSVTSNFVTHLKRKHQAMYDDFVKRKDMKREGYPAGSLHSFTTNGGNTRYTLPIAAAGGAVGAMGSLEGGVGGSFGGGVAKFDRHDPRQVLISEAIAKMIVRDLQPVSIVENKGFRELLQLLEPRYTPEQQHYIQSQLLPAYAYQAQLATRQALTSAHALSLSLDLWQGLPGATSGYLGVTCHFLTADWQMQSALLACLPLTEGSSGSRVLADFDEVCQSHGVVGRAFRVVADPFLATRTAKACCLPGFLFPSPNGQNEDGDKEGCICKNVEDRIQNDHSDNVKAGEWDDSWEQGLGACRVDCFTRSLEQCVRMGICSCPQFSSTLAKAACFYNYITSAVPPEKLSQVFDRPGNAPPTVRDWAAQLKVLRRMLDSVDFLEDLSSPEELALGGSERTLLRELTDILEPFTEAWDMVHGDRESDIHTERHVSISLALPCVLGLRKHLSETSMPNCPSLVVGLTQALESWLAPILEDPLYITATTLDPQFKLTWSSNPDWHRQVLIEELHKQSTVYRPTEANTEQNPQSQTPPTPSPSPVSTLSRPCKLFSFIKQRPTMQAKSLEQELAIYLREEPTEEEALHYWQRKAIDFPLLSQVAKRAFTIPACGTVVESIFNTARYSLQPRRGHIVPKNLETLIYLKANYRLLWT, encoded by the exons ATGGCGTCGGTGTCGAAAGTGTCTATTCTGGATTATTTTAATATTGTCTTTGAAGGTGAGAATGGCAAAATTGAATCCAACTGCAAGGCTTGTGGCACCAGAATCCAGGCAAAGCGGAGCGTCACGTCTAACTTCGTAACGCATCTCAAG AGGAAGCACCAGGCCATGTATGATGACTTTGTGAAGAGGAAGGATATGAAGAGGGAAGGTTACCCTGCTGGGTCTCTGCATAGTTTCACCACCAATGGAGGAAATACCCGTTATACTCTCCCcattgctgctgcaggaggagctgttgGAGCAATGGGAAGTCTGGAAGGAGGAGTAGGAGGTAGCTTTGGAGGAGGGGTGGCCAAGTTTGACAGACATGATCCACGTCAG GTTCTGATCTCCGAGGCCATAGCTAAGATGATTGTGCGTGATCTGCAGCCGGTGTCCATAGTGGAAAACAAAGGCTTCAgagagctgctccagctccttgaGCCACGCTACACCCCGGAGCAACAGCATTACATTCAAAGTCAGCTCCTGCCAGCCTATGCCTACCAGGCACAGCTAGCAACCCGTCAGGCTCTGACCTCGGCTCATGCTCTGAGCCTTAGCTTGGATCTCTGGCAGGGTTTACCAGGAGCCACTTCTGG GTACCTTGGTGTTACCTGCCATTTTCTTACAGCTGATTGGCAGATGCAGTCAGCTCTGTTGGCATGTCTGCCTCTGACTGAGGGCAGTTCCGGGAGTCGAGTGCTCGCAGATTTTGACGAGGTATGCCAGTCCCATGGAGTGGTGGGCCGGGCGTTTCGTGTTGTTGCAGACCCTTTCCTGGCAACAAGGACAGCAAAAGCATGTTGTCTTCCTGGGTTCCTGTTTCCATCACCTAACGGGCAAAATGAGGATGGTGACAAAGAGGGATGCATTTGTAAGAATGTTGAAGACAGGATACAGAATGACCATAGTGACAATGTGAAGGCTGGAGAATGGGATGATTCTTGGGAGCAGGGTCTGGGGGCTTGCCGAGTTGACTGTTTCACCCGCTCACTTGAACAATGTGTCAGAATGGGCATCTGCTCATGCCCACAGTTTTCTTCCACGTTGGCAAAAGCCGCTTGTTTTTACAACTACATTACCTCAGCCGTCCCACCTGAGAAGCTTTCTCAGGTATTTGATAGACCAGGAAATGCCCCTCCCACTGTCAGAGACTGGGCTGCTCAGCTTAAG GTACTTCGGCGGATGCTAGATTCTGTAGATTTTTTGGAAGACTTGAGCAGTCCTGAGGAGTTGGCGCTGGGCGGATCAGAGCGGACCCTGCTGAGGGAGCTCACGGACATCCTGGAGCCTTTCACTGAGGCCTGGGACATGGTGCATGGGGACAGAGAGTCTGACATTCACACAGAGAGACATGTGTCGATCAGCCTGGCTCTGCCATGTGTTCTAGGCCTCCGTAAGCATCTCTCTGAAACATCAATGCCCAACTGTCCCTCTCTAGTGGTAGGCCTCACCCAGGCTTTAGAGAGCTGGCTGGCCCCAATATTGGAGGATCCCCTCTACATCACTGCTACCACCCTGGACCCCCAGTTCAAGCTTACATGGAGCAGCAACCCTGACTGGCACAGGCAAGTTCTCATAGAGGAGTTACACAAACAATCTACAGTCTATAGGCCTACAGAAGCCAACACGGAACAAAACCCTCAATCCCAGACTCCTCCTACACCATCTCCCTCACCAGTCTCCACCCTGTCACGGCCGTGCAAGCTTTTCTCTTTCATCAAGCAGAGACCCACAATGCAGGCCAAGAGTCTGGAGCAAGAGTTGGCCATCTACCTTCGCGAGGAACCCACCGAAGAGGAGGCTTTACATTATTGGCAACGTAAAGCAATTGActttc
- the vma22 gene encoding coiled-coil domain-containing protein 115, producing MGVSKLKSSVLLDEELLRFMELLELLEEKRTAFNSLIEQGWFSISKARYSMGNKQVSALQYASEIEPLVHVHTRTLDNGGVDFHTERVQQNYSNDTEQDARSVEDIGPQEEGVRRRKGQDNRGLKDMMEKDASHFGSTTNAVPHRKSEPNPGQDPLKWFGILVPQSLKQAQSSFKQVLELSAEIAALQTSVINTRQELKRLMKDKRILEEKVLEEMHSKTTD from the exons ATGGGAGTTTCCAAATTGAAGAGTTCTGTGTTGCTGGACGAAGAACTATTACGTTTCATGGAGCTGTTGGAATTGCTGGAAGAGAAACGAACCGCTTTCAACTCTCTCATAGAGCAG GGCTGGTTTTCCATTTCCAAGGCTCGATATTCCATGGGAAACAAACAAGTGTCTGCACTCCAGTATGCAAGCGAAATAGAGCCACTGGTTCATGTTCACACTCG AACACTGGACAATGGTGGGGTGGATTTCCACACAGAAAGAGTACAACAAAACTATAGTAATGACACTGAACAGGATGCAAGGTCAGTGGAAGACATCGGACCTCAAGAAGAAG GCGTCAGAAGGAGAAAGGGGCAGGATAACAGAGGACTAAAGGATATGATGGAGAAAGATGCTTCCCATTTTGGGAGTACCACTAATGCAGTTCCACACCGGAAAAGTGAACCTAATCCTGGGCAGGATCCACTGAAATGGTTTGGAATTCTGGTCCCACAATCACTTAAACAAGCACAGTCATCATTCAAGCAAG TGCTCGAGCTCTCAGCAGAGATTGCAGCCCTTCAAACCTCCGTGATAAACACCAGACAGGAACTGAAGCGTCTCATGAAAGACAAACGCATTCTCGAGGAGAAGGTTTTAGAAGAGATGCATAGCAAGACAACAGACTAA
- the LOC115249197 gene encoding zinc finger BED domain-containing protein 4 isoform X2 codes for MGSLEGGVGGSFGGGVAKFDRHDPRQVLISEAIAKMIVRDLQPVSIVENKGFRELLQLLEPRYTPEQQHYIQSQLLPAYAYQAQLATRQALTSAHALSLSLDLWQGLPGATSGYLGVTCHFLTADWQMQSALLACLPLTEGSSGSRVLADFDEVCQSHGVVGRAFRVVADPFLATRTAKACCLPGFLFPSPNGQNEDGDKEGCICKNVEDRIQNDHSDNVKAGEWDDSWEQGLGACRVDCFTRSLEQCVRMGICSCPQFSSTLAKAACFYNYITSAVPPEKLSQVFDRPGNAPPTVRDWAAQLKVLRRMLDSVDFLEDLSSPEELALGGSERTLLRELTDILEPFTEAWDMVHGDRESDIHTERHVSISLALPCVLGLRKHLSETSMPNCPSLVVGLTQALESWLAPILEDPLYITATTLDPQFKLTWSSNPDWHRQVLIEELHKQSTVYRPTEANTEQNPQSQTPPTPSPSPVSTLSRPCKLFSFIKQRPTMQAKSLEQELAIYLREEPTEEEALHYWQRKAIDFPLLSQVAKRAFTIPACGTVVESIFNTARYSLQPRRGHIVPKNLETLIYLKANYRLLWT; via the exons ATGGGAAGTCTGGAAGGAGGAGTAGGAGGTAGCTTTGGAGGAGGGGTGGCCAAGTTTGACAGACATGATCCACGTCAG GTTCTGATCTCCGAGGCCATAGCTAAGATGATTGTGCGTGATCTGCAGCCGGTGTCCATAGTGGAAAACAAAGGCTTCAgagagctgctccagctccttgaGCCACGCTACACCCCGGAGCAACAGCATTACATTCAAAGTCAGCTCCTGCCAGCCTATGCCTACCAGGCACAGCTAGCAACCCGTCAGGCTCTGACCTCGGCTCATGCTCTGAGCCTTAGCTTGGATCTCTGGCAGGGTTTACCAGGAGCCACTTCTGG GTACCTTGGTGTTACCTGCCATTTTCTTACAGCTGATTGGCAGATGCAGTCAGCTCTGTTGGCATGTCTGCCTCTGACTGAGGGCAGTTCCGGGAGTCGAGTGCTCGCAGATTTTGACGAGGTATGCCAGTCCCATGGAGTGGTGGGCCGGGCGTTTCGTGTTGTTGCAGACCCTTTCCTGGCAACAAGGACAGCAAAAGCATGTTGTCTTCCTGGGTTCCTGTTTCCATCACCTAACGGGCAAAATGAGGATGGTGACAAAGAGGGATGCATTTGTAAGAATGTTGAAGACAGGATACAGAATGACCATAGTGACAATGTGAAGGCTGGAGAATGGGATGATTCTTGGGAGCAGGGTCTGGGGGCTTGCCGAGTTGACTGTTTCACCCGCTCACTTGAACAATGTGTCAGAATGGGCATCTGCTCATGCCCACAGTTTTCTTCCACGTTGGCAAAAGCCGCTTGTTTTTACAACTACATTACCTCAGCCGTCCCACCTGAGAAGCTTTCTCAGGTATTTGATAGACCAGGAAATGCCCCTCCCACTGTCAGAGACTGGGCTGCTCAGCTTAAG GTACTTCGGCGGATGCTAGATTCTGTAGATTTTTTGGAAGACTTGAGCAGTCCTGAGGAGTTGGCGCTGGGCGGATCAGAGCGGACCCTGCTGAGGGAGCTCACGGACATCCTGGAGCCTTTCACTGAGGCCTGGGACATGGTGCATGGGGACAGAGAGTCTGACATTCACACAGAGAGACATGTGTCGATCAGCCTGGCTCTGCCATGTGTTCTAGGCCTCCGTAAGCATCTCTCTGAAACATCAATGCCCAACTGTCCCTCTCTAGTGGTAGGCCTCACCCAGGCTTTAGAGAGCTGGCTGGCCCCAATATTGGAGGATCCCCTCTACATCACTGCTACCACCCTGGACCCCCAGTTCAAGCTTACATGGAGCAGCAACCCTGACTGGCACAGGCAAGTTCTCATAGAGGAGTTACACAAACAATCTACAGTCTATAGGCCTACAGAAGCCAACACGGAACAAAACCCTCAATCCCAGACTCCTCCTACACCATCTCCCTCACCAGTCTCCACCCTGTCACGGCCGTGCAAGCTTTTCTCTTTCATCAAGCAGAGACCCACAATGCAGGCCAAGAGTCTGGAGCAAGAGTTGGCCATCTACCTTCGCGAGGAACCCACCGAAGAGGAGGCTTTACATTATTGGCAACGTAAAGCAATTGActttc